The Gammaproteobacteria bacterium DNA segment CCGGCCGTCGTCGAACGCACCCACGGTGCGATCCAGTTCGATATGCTTCTTCTCGACCTCGACTTCTTCCGGTTTCGGATCCCACGTGAACACGTGTGACAGCACGTTGATGTAACCGTCGAACTCGTCCGGACGGATGGGGTGGTACTCCATACGGCCAAGCTAGCGTCTCGACATGCATTCCTTGCCCTGTTTTGGCGGCCAGGAACGTTGTGTGCTCTACACTGGTTGTCACCAGTTGCCGGATACCTTCCGAAAGGATTCGAGCCATGTACGTCACACTGATGAAGTCGAAATTGCATCGCGTCGTCGTCACGCATGCCGAACTGGACTACGAGGGCTCCTGCGCCATCGACAACGACTGGCTGGAGGCGGCAGGAATCCGCGAGAACGAACAGGTCCACATCTTCAACATCGACAACGGCGAGCGATTCATCACCTATGCGATCAAGGCGGAGCCGGGGAGCAGGATCATTTCTGTCAACGGAGCCGCAGCGCATCGAGCCTCGCCAGGCGATCGGGTCATCATCGTCACCTACGCAGCAATGGACGACGAAGAAGCGGCATCACACCACCCGACGGTGTTGCACTTCGATGAGAACAACACCGTCACCCGTGTCGCTCACGGCGTTCCGGTGCAGGTGGCCTGAGCGCCCGCCGAGGTGAGCCGCCCGGTTTCCGGTACCGGGCGCCCGGCCTCTACTTGATCACGAGCTCAGGATGCGTACGCACCTGTGGCTTGGTCTTCTCCAAGGTATCGGTGAGCTCATCGAAGGCGATATCCGCGTCGCTTCCCGGAGCAGCCACGGCCACCGGAATGCCTTCATCGGCGCCCGCACGCATGGCCGGAACCAGCGGGATCCGACCCATCAGCGGGACCTTCAACTCGCGTGCGAGTTGCTCACCGCCGCCACTGCCGAACAGCGGATAGCGTATGCCGTCATCTCCGGTGAACCACGCCATGTTCTCCACGACCCCGATCACGTCCTGATTGACCTTCTCGGCCATCAACGCCGCCTTCTTGGCAACACGTTGCGCCGTCGCCTGCGGCGTCGTGACCACGAGCACCTCGGCCCGTGGAAGGAACTGTGCCAGCGAGATCGCCACGTCGCCGGTGCCTGGAGGAGTGTCGATGAGCACGTAGTCCGGCTCGTCCCAGAAGACGTCGGTGAGAAACTGCTCGAGCGCCTTGTGCAGCATTGGGCCGCGCCAGATGACCGCCTGATCGGGTTGCACGAAGTAGTCCATCGACATGACGCGGACTCCATAGCCCTGCGGTGCGATCAGCGAACCGCCGACGACCCCCGGCGGGCTGAGCACACCGAGCATTCTCGGAATGGAGAACCCATACACGTCTGCGTCGATCACTCCGACGCTGCGGCCCCGAGCAGCCAAGGCAACGGCGAGGTTCACCGTCACGGACGACTTGCCGACACCGCCTTTGCCACTGGTGATCGTGATGACCCTCGTGTGAGAGCCCGGACCGCCCACGACCTTCTTCTCAGGACGAAGCCGGGCCATGAGAGCGTCGGCCTCCTCGTCGGAGAGAACGGCCTGCTGCACCGTGACATCGACGATCCCGGCGACAGACCTGGCAGCTTCCTCGACGGCTGCGGCGAGACGATCGCCGTACGGGTAGTCGGGATCGGCGACGGAGACGTCGACGACCGTGCGCCCCTTGTCGACGGTGACGGCCCTCACCGCACCCAGTTCTTCGAGAGTTCTCCCAAGTTGGGGATCGACGACCTGCCCGATCGCCGCACGTACCGCATCGTTCATAGCAAGTCCTATCTGCGCAGTGTTTAGAAGCGTTTCAAAACTATAGTGACGCTGTGGACATCCGAAACCTAGAGCAGACGCTCAACGATCTCACGGCCACGCTGGGCGATCCCACCCGACGCTCCATCTATCTACGGGTCCGATCTTCGCCCGCGCCCCTCACTGCGACGATCATCGCGAACGAATTCGCCATCCACCCCAATGTGGCTCGCCATCATCTCGATCGGCTCACCGAAGAGGGCTACCTGGAGGTCACGAGACGCCGTCCCACAGGCAAGACAGGACCCGGCGCCGGAAGACCGGCGAAGTGTTACGCCCCCACCGGCAAAGAGATCGATCTGCAGTTCCCGACCCGTCGCCACGATCTTCTGATCGACCTCCTCGTACGCATCGTCCTGCATCTCGCCCCTGAGGACGGACTTCAGGTCGCACTCGAGATTGGCCGTAACTTTGGTCGCGAGCTCGCCTCGGGCATGGCCGCAACAGGCGGCAACGACTTGACGATGTCACTCGAGACTGTCGCAGCGTTGATGCAGAGCGAGGGTTTCGAGATGATCACCGATCCTGCAGGCGAGAAGCTGCTGACCCAGCATTGCCCGTTCAGCGCCGGCAAGTTCGAGCATCCCGAAGTACTGTGCTCGCTCGATCGAGGCATCATGACCGGGATCTTCGAAATCGTCGACCCGCAGCGAGCAGCAGCACTGGAAGTCAATCTGGGGATCGATCACGCCTGTGTGACCACCGTCTGACCAGCCGCCGCGACCTGCCCGAGCTCACCACGACCGATCCGAGCGGCGTTCCTGGCCGGCAGAACGCCGTAAAGGTTGCCTGTCGAGGCACCAGGAACAGGTCAGACTGGCACCAGTGTGGGGGTCGGTACACTGGCCTCATTCTCCCAGTGAGGTGACGCATGACCGATCCAGCCCGCCACACATTGATCACACCGCTCGGTGAGCGAACCGTCTACCGCCTCGATGCGATCGACGCCGATCTCGGAAGGCTCCCGTACTCCATCAAGGTGCTCCTCGAGGCGACACTCCGCAATATCGACGGTCATGCGGTGACCGAAGCGAATGTCCGTACGGTCGCCGCATACGATCATGCCGAACTCGGCAGGACCGAGATACCCTTCATGCCGGGCAGAGTCGTTCTCCAGGACTTCACAGGGGTCCCCGCGCTGGTCGACCTCGCTGCCATGCGCAGCGCGATCGTTCGCATGACCGGGGACGAGCGATCCGCCGAGAAGGTCAACCCCCTCGTACCGTGCGATCTCGTCATCGACCACTCTGTACAGGTCGACGCGTTCAACTCCGGCATGGCGCTGCGCATCAACGCCGAGAAGGAGTTCGAGCGCAACAAGGAACGGTACGAGTTCCTCAAGTGGGGGAAATCTGCGTTTTCGAACTTCCGTGTCGTCCCGCCCGAAACCGGGATCGTTCACCAGGTCAACCTCGAATACCTCGCCAAGGTCGTGTGGGACGACGGAACGTCCCTGTACCCGGACAGCCTCGTCGGCACCGACTCGCACACGACGATGATCAACGGCCTCGGCGTCCTCGGATGGGGTGTCGGCGGTATCGAAGCCGAAGCGGTGATGCTCGGACAACCCATCTACATGCTCATCCCTGAAGTCGTCGGATTCCGCCTCAGCGGCAAACTCGCCGAAGGAGCCACTGCGACCGACCTCGTACTGAAGGTCACGCAGATGCTCAGAAGCCATGGTGTGGTCGGCAAGTTCGTCGAGTTCTGCGGACCGGGCCTCGACGACATGCCACTCGCGAACCGGGCAACCCTGGCGAACATGGCCCCTGAATACGGCGCCACCATGGGATTCTTTCCGGTCGATCAGCAGACGCTCACGTACCTTCGGCTGACCGGTCGCGATGAGCGACTCGTCGAGACCGTCGAGATGTACTGCAGGCAACAGGGACTCTGGCGCGACGACAGCGTTGCTGCAGACTATGTCTCACATCTGGAACTCGACATGGGAACCGTCGTGCCGGCGCTCGCGGGCCCGAAACGGCCGCAGGACCGCATCGAGCTGACCGACATGAGAGGCCAGTGGCACAACGATCTGGCCTCAACGTTCGGTCGGGACGATGGCACGACTGTCAAGACCGACACCAAGGTCACGTTGGACGACGACGCGTTCGACCTGGCCGACGGTGACGTGGTCATCGCGGCGATCACCTCCTGCACCAACACATCCAATCCGAATGTGATGGTCGGAGCAGGTCTCGTTGCTCGCAAGGCCCGCGAGCGCGGCCTGACCCGCAAGCCATGGGTAAAGACCTCGCTTGCACCTGGATCAAAGGTGGTAACCGATTACCTGACAGAGTCCGGACTCCTCGACGACCTCGAATCGTGCGGTTTCTACATCGTCGGGTACGGATGCACGACCTGCATCGGCAACTCCGGTCCGCTACCGGAGCCGATCCACGACGCTATCCAGGGATACGACCTCGTAGCCACATCGGTGCTGTCGGGAAACCGGAACTTCGAAGGCAGGATCTCGCCCGACGTGAAAGCGAACTACCTCGCGTCGCCGCCATTGGTCGTTGCATACGCGCTGGCAGGCACCGTCGACATCGACCTGACCTCCGATCCCATCGGGACCGATCTGAATGGCAACGACGTGTACCTGCGGGATATCTGGCCAACCCAGTCCGAGATCGACGCGATCGTCACCGAACACGTCCGCCGCGACGAGTTCGAGAAGGAATACGCCAACGTCTTCGAGGGACCCACTCCGTGGCGAGCGATCGAGACGAGCGGCGGTGCCCTATACGACTGGGATGAGAGCAGCACCTACATCCAGGAACCGCCGTTCTTCGTCGGGCTCTCGACCAAGGCACCGGCAATCCAGCCGATTCGCGGTGCGCGCGTGCTCGCGAAGCTGGGCGAATCGATCACGACCGACCACATCAGCCCCGCAGGAGCGATCAGTCCCGACTCTCCAGCAGGCAAGTACCTGCTCGAGCACGGTGTGAAACCGGCGATGTTCAACAGCTTCGGTTCACGCCGCGGCAACGACCGTGTGATGACTCGCGGCACGTTCGGCAACATCCGCGTGCGCAACCAGCTCGCACCAGGGACCGAGGGTGGATTCACGACCGACCTCCTCGACGGTCAGGTCAAGACGATCTACGAGGCGAGTCTCCACTACAAGGAGGCGGATGTTCCATTGGTCGTCCTGGCCGGCAAGGACTACGGCATGGGCAGCTCACGGGACTGGGCGGCCAAAGGCACGTTCCTGCTCGGCGTGCGCGCC contains these protein-coding regions:
- a CDS encoding aspartate 1-decarboxylase, producing MYVTLMKSKLHRVVVTHAELDYEGSCAIDNDWLEAAGIRENEQVHIFNIDNGERFITYAIKAEPGSRIISVNGAAAHRASPGDRVIIVTYAAMDDEEAASHHPTVLHFDENNTVTRVAHGVPVQVA
- a CDS encoding P-loop NTPase, which gives rise to MNDAVRAAIGQVVDPQLGRTLEELGAVRAVTVDKGRTVVDVSVADPDYPYGDRLAAAVEEAARSVAGIVDVTVQQAVLSDEEADALMARLRPEKKVVGGPGSHTRVITITSGKGGVGKSSVTVNLAVALAARGRSVGVIDADVYGFSIPRMLGVLSPPGVVGGSLIAPQGYGVRVMSMDYFVQPDQAVIWRGPMLHKALEQFLTDVFWDEPDYVLIDTPPGTGDVAISLAQFLPRAEVLVVTTPQATAQRVAKKAALMAEKVNQDVIGVVENMAWFTGDDGIRYPLFGSGGGEQLARELKVPLMGRIPLVPAMRAGADEGIPVAVAAPGSDADIAFDELTDTLEKTKPQVRTHPELVIK
- a CDS encoding helix-turn-helix domain-containing protein, producing the protein MDIRNLEQTLNDLTATLGDPTRRSIYLRVRSSPAPLTATIIANEFAIHPNVARHHLDRLTEEGYLEVTRRRPTGKTGPGAGRPAKCYAPTGKEIDLQFPTRRHDLLIDLLVRIVLHLAPEDGLQVALEIGRNFGRELASGMAATGGNDLTMSLETVAALMQSEGFEMITDPAGEKLLTQHCPFSAGKFEHPEVLCSLDRGIMTGIFEIVDPQRAAALEVNLGIDHACVTTV
- the acnA gene encoding aconitate hydratase AcnA; translated protein: MTDPARHTLITPLGERTVYRLDAIDADLGRLPYSIKVLLEATLRNIDGHAVTEANVRTVAAYDHAELGRTEIPFMPGRVVLQDFTGVPALVDLAAMRSAIVRMTGDERSAEKVNPLVPCDLVIDHSVQVDAFNSGMALRINAEKEFERNKERYEFLKWGKSAFSNFRVVPPETGIVHQVNLEYLAKVVWDDGTSLYPDSLVGTDSHTTMINGLGVLGWGVGGIEAEAVMLGQPIYMLIPEVVGFRLSGKLAEGATATDLVLKVTQMLRSHGVVGKFVEFCGPGLDDMPLANRATLANMAPEYGATMGFFPVDQQTLTYLRLTGRDERLVETVEMYCRQQGLWRDDSVAADYVSHLELDMGTVVPALAGPKRPQDRIELTDMRGQWHNDLASTFGRDDGTTVKTDTKVTLDDDAFDLADGDVVIAAITSCTNTSNPNVMVGAGLVARKARERGLTRKPWVKTSLAPGSKVVTDYLTESGLLDDLESCGFYIVGYGCTTCIGNSGPLPEPIHDAIQGYDLVATSVLSGNRNFEGRISPDVKANYLASPPLVVAYALAGTVDIDLTSDPIGTDLNGNDVYLRDIWPTQSEIDAIVTEHVRRDEFEKEYANVFEGPTPWRAIETSGGALYDWDESSTYIQEPPFFVGLSTKAPAIQPIRGARVLAKLGESITTDHISPAGAISPDSPAGKYLLEHGVKPAMFNSFGSRRGNDRVMTRGTFGNIRVRNQLAPGTEGGFTTDLLDGQVKTIYEASLHYKEADVPLVVLAGKDYGMGSSRDWAAKGTFLLGVRAVLAESYERIHRSNLVGMGVLPLEFPAGENTDSLGLDGTETFDIEIDDTLEPRQQVQITATRADGTAKKFVATARIDTPIEADYYRNGGILHMVLRRMASE